The stretch of DNA aaacctgttttcttcataaatttcccagtctcaggtatttctttgtagcaattcgAGAATGAACTCATACACGGGCAGAGAACCAGGAGGTGGAAACCTCAAGTGGctctcctgctgccctccagTTTCCTGCTGGTGTGTCCCAGTGTCACAATTCCACCAGACACTGAATTAAAAAGAATCCCACTGATGTGGTACATAGAAGCCACTCTCTTGGGATGTCAAACAGGATAGAGAAGAATGTAAAGCAAATCCTCATAGCAAATGAGACTATCCTTTCACCATCTTATATCCTCCTAATTCCTGGGACAGTCTCTGTCTACAGGTGATTGATTCCTGTCTCATTTCAGCTCTATCAGACTACTTTAATGTTTGGCATGTCTTTCTCTACTGTCACTTCTATGCAGAAATGTTTGCATTCTTCaaaaatgcatagaaaataaaatacaattttaaaaagggaacatATTTTTTTTAGAATATAAGTTTGACCCCTCTCATAAAGATATGAAGTAGAAATGTCTTAAATAAGAAAGTACAGTTGTGTCTCTGGGTCACTAGGTCCAGaatctgcagattcaacaaaCCACAGGtggaaactattccaaaaataagGGTATGGCGGAGGTGTGTATTTACTGAACAGGTACAAAAttgtttttccttgtcattaCTTCCAAAATAACACAGTAAAACAAGAACTTACATAACATTTGCATTTTGTCAGTTATTCTAAGTAACTTAGAAATGATTTAATGTATCTGGGAGAAAGTGCATAGGTTTTGTACAATTACCACGATTTtatataaggaaactgagcatctgcagattttgttgtgtgctgggattgcagcacACACATCTGCCATATAGGAAAGGCCCTGTGAATACCCAGAAAAGACTATCTTTGAGATCAGTGTTGGAAGCTCCAAGGCATCGTACATCAGAATTCCAAAAACTGCTACTCCCCAGTCCCTAGAGAGTTGCCTTCATCCTTGTGATCCTACATGGTTCCAGCCACATCAGCATTCCAgcatgatggaaaaaaaaataaggaaaggaaacgTGTTACTCCTGCTATTGGTCCTGTGAGCCAGGACTTGCTTATATCACTTTTGTGCATCTTTTGTTGAACAGAACCTGATCATACAATGGCACCCGACATCAAGGAAAACTGGAATGTGGGTCTTTGTGCTGCTTTTAAACTCTCAGAATTTTTATGTGACCAAACAGGAAAATGAGCAATGGGGCAACCTAGCAGTCTCTTCTGCCTCTGACAGTCTCTGATTCTGTGCTCACATCAAGATTTTTCAGGAACTCCTCTGAAATAATGAATGATGGGGCAGAGAACAATACAGAAGTCTCATGCAGGGCTCCAGGGACCAGGGGCTGGTATTGAGCCTGCTCTTCGTGTTGTGAACTCATGAAAACACTGTAATTCTCTAGGCCTTGGCTTCATCTTATGTTATATTAAGATAATACCATGGATGATCTTTAAGGAACACATGCTAAATGTTGGTAATACCACAGTGAAAAAGACAGGCATGACTAGTCGTTATGAAGCTTCAGGTTTCATGAGGAAGACAAATACACCATTACCCTAAATATAGATGGACAATGTGTTTAGTGCCGTGAGTGTGGATAACAGAGGTTCTCCTTTTCCTCCCATTTCCTTTTCGGGTCAAGCAAGGCTGTGGCAGCTTGTCTTTCTAAGAGAGCTCATGATGGATGCACTCACTCCTGATGCTCCTCTGTACTCCCAGAGGAGGGTGAGTCTTCTTTTCACCTGGAGGCCTCCTGCCCCTGTGCATTCTCGGGATTCCAGAGCAAAGGTGGCCTCTGATAGGCAAAAAGGAACTCCTGAATTTGTTACTAAATGACTTTCActcttctctattttgttccctATTTgacttgcttctctttctctatctgaagttgttttaggttagttttttttttcttttcaacccaCAATTTTGCCTGCCAACTTGGATTTAATCTTGAGAATCCCTCCTCTCCTTTACCCCCTCTAACATGTATAATTGACACAGAGTGGTGCTGGGTGTAAAGGGCTGCTCAAAGACTGGGTCATGAGTAAGCcctgctggtctcaaattcataCTATGTAAGTCCCAGAACAAATAATTCACTCTTTTTGTGCTCCAATGCATGATCTTCCATATGGGAATAATGCTCATTCTTACCTCCTAGGCTCTTCAGATAATTAAAACAGacaatacttaataaactctccgTCAGCTGCTCTTATTCTCCCAGATTAGACCTAGTCCTCATTCTCCAGTTGAAATCTGCATGAATATCTCTCTTTATACTCCAAGCCCtatatatctcctatttctcCTCATGGACTCCTCACATACAAATGTTTGCATCAACAAAGAAATGAACCAAAGATCTCCTGAAGGAGAGAATGAAATAGGCTGACATTGTGTATGCTCAGCAGAACACTTAGTAGTCTCCCATACATATTCCCACACTTCAATTACCTGCTTCAGTGGCACTCAGACTTCACCCTCACTTCATCTTTCCTTTGCTCCATTGCTGAGCAATTCAGCTCAGACCCACACCCTACCCAAACACTGTGTACAAAAATGCTTCTAGGTGTTCAGTAAAGCCACATTGGGTCCTCATTTCAAAGGCACATCAGTGGTCAATTTCAGGTTTGGGGCACACATCAATAATTCTTTTTAACACAGATAGAACTGTCCACAAATAGAATTCTGATGAATGAAATTTTCTACATCTAATTAAACATGTGTGTTCTAATAACTTACattgtgctttcatttttattttccatttcacccAAATCTACCATTACCATTAGGCTCctgatgcatgcattcattcattgaatgaatatttatgaagAGCACAGTGTGCTGCTCAGGGAAATAGGCACTAGgactataaaacataaaatgtggtcCTGTCTGCAATGACTGACACACTCAGTTATTTCTcacccaccaggcccagccattTTCACACTTATTCTAGCAAAGGTCACATTGTCCTCTGATTCATAATGAGTGGACTTCTTTCCTGTCCATGGATGATCAGTCCTAGTCATGAGGGTGTCACAACCACCTCTTAGTGTATCTGAATTCCTCCACCTGAGAGAAAATGTCAGGCCTAGGATAGAGTAATTATCGGGTCCACAGCCCTGGCCACTTGAGTGGGGGTGTTTTGGTCCTAATGTTATTCCCACGTCAGTACAGAACTTGTGTGGCAGTAGAGAGAGGTCAGGCTTCAGAGTCAACAAGAACTGTATTGCGAACTGGATTTGAGGACCCCCACCTTTTGATAGGTGACTTACTCTCTGCAAGTCTCTGATCTCTCCTCTTTAATTGAGGAAGTAAATCCCACATGGCAGGGTGGTGGGGAGAATcagagatcacacagctggtgatCACATCTGGTTTCTGTTTCCAGGGTCACCAAACTAGGGTTTCTGAGCATGGATCCAACCATCCCAGCCTTGGACACAGAACTGACACCAATCAACGGAACTGAGGAGACTCCTTACTACAAGCAGACCTTGAGCCTCATGGGGCTGACGTGCATCATTTCCCTTGTCGGGCTGACAGGAAACGCGGTTGTGCTCTGGCTCCTGGGCTTCCGCATGCACAAGAACGCCTTCTCCATCTACATCCTCAATCTGTCCATGGCCGACTTCCTCTTCCTCAGTGGCCGCATTATATATTCCCTGTTAAGCTTCATCGGTGTGCCCCAAATCATCTCTAAAATCCTCTATCCTGTGATGATGCTTTCCTACTTTGCAGGCCTGAGCTTTCTGAGCGCCATGAGCACGGAGCGCTGCCTGTCCGTCCTGTGGCCCATCTGGTACCGCTGCCGCCGCCCCACACACCTGTCAGTGGTGGTGTGTGTCCTGCTCTGGGTTCTGTCCCTGCTGCGGAGCATCCTGGAGTGGATGTTCTGTGGCTTCCTGTTTAGTGGTGC from Piliocolobus tephrosceles isolate RC106 chromosome 13, ASM277652v3, whole genome shotgun sequence encodes:
- the LOC111525879 gene encoding mas-related G-protein coupled receptor member X1, which gives rise to MDPTIPALDTELTPINGTEETPYYKQTLSLMGLTCIISLVGLTGNAVVLWLLGFRMHKNAFSIYILNLSMADFLFLSGRIIYSLLSFIGVPQIISKILYPVMMLSYFAGLSFLSAMSTERCLSVLWPIWYRCRRPTHLSVVVCVLLWVLSLLRSILEWMFCGFLFSGADSVWCQTSDFITVAWLIFLCVVLCGSSLVLLVRILCGSRRMPLTRLYVTILLTVLVFLLCGLPFGIQFFLFLWIHVDWKVLYCHVHLVSMFLATLNSSANPIIYFFVGSFRQRQNRQNLKLVLQRALQDTPEADEGGGQLPEETLELSGSRSEQ